The following coding sequences lie in one Lysobacter capsici genomic window:
- a CDS encoding YiiD C-terminal domain-containing protein, whose amino-acid sequence MPLDAAQQRLQQHYQSMPPVAAMQVSVAGYDGARLRLRAPLAHHLNDKGCAFGGSLASMMTLASWGLVSLGLERAGLQAEVFVADSQIRYLAPLFADLEVHAELAPEADWNSFLATLRERRRARTSLVARALLPEGGIATEFTARYVAIAKP is encoded by the coding sequence ATGCCCTTAGATGCCGCTCAGCAACGTCTGCAACAGCACTACCAGTCCATGCCGCCGGTCGCGGCCATGCAGGTTTCCGTCGCCGGCTACGACGGCGCGCGCCTGCGCCTGCGCGCGCCGCTGGCGCATCACCTCAACGACAAGGGCTGCGCGTTCGGCGGCAGCCTGGCGTCGATGATGACCCTGGCCTCGTGGGGCCTGGTGTCGCTGGGGCTGGAACGCGCCGGATTGCAGGCCGAGGTGTTCGTCGCCGACAGCCAGATCCGCTACCTGGCGCCGTTGTTCGCCGACCTGGAAGTGCATGCCGAGCTCGCCCCGGAAGCCGACTGGAACAGTTTCCTGGCCACCCTGCGCGAACGTCGCCGCGCCCGCACCTCGCTGGTCGCGCGCGCGCTGTTGCCCGAAGGCGGCATCGCCACCGAGTTCACCGCGCGCTACGTGGCCATCGCTAAGCCCTGA
- a CDS encoding XVIPCD domain-containing protein, whose translation MSGLNERDLTILGHYAQQGNRELYWNYLAQHPGNDGYGTLALGVVRNDNAPGRVANLHADMRARSDGREMSERDWERFGVDLITRDLAMRREHVREGHPELALNLPARDVQRAHDQSFTQAGINPNAWTPRQLLEGARRTHGEAEVERVWDHMLDNGALGLGRTANTLYDIGRNLPPGEATTYTGRLAAVRATAMSSESNLDPDRIQRSPMVYEYSARHRTWTESAQISGPDEGMGASRTVTDRALIAELNDARAVRLHRQEMRDDFHPADPNRGRPLMRSPAVLSDAGEPAREPGRGEARVQLARADYGDYGDRGGGNEPAPFDPRRADHPQHSLYCQCRDGVQRLDAAHGRSYDEGSERLTARLTQLASDNRFDRVDAVVLSRGTERLGAGENVFVVRGDPTDPASQRAHTNTREAMETKVEQSFQALAMNPPQPTQQQAALQQEQQAEQQRNPARSMA comes from the coding sequence ATGAGCGGATTGAACGAACGCGACCTCACCATCCTGGGGCACTACGCCCAGCAGGGAAATCGCGAGCTGTACTGGAACTACCTCGCCCAGCACCCGGGCAACGACGGCTACGGCACGCTCGCGCTCGGCGTGGTGCGCAACGACAACGCGCCCGGCCGGGTCGCCAACCTGCATGCCGACATGCGCGCGCGCAGCGACGGGCGCGAGATGAGCGAGCGCGACTGGGAGCGGTTCGGCGTCGACCTGATCACCCGCGACCTGGCGATGCGCCGCGAGCACGTGCGCGAAGGCCATCCCGAACTGGCCTTGAACCTGCCCGCGCGCGATGTCCAGCGCGCCCACGATCAATCCTTCACCCAGGCCGGGATCAATCCCAATGCCTGGACGCCGCGGCAGTTGCTCGAAGGCGCGCGCCGCACCCACGGCGAGGCCGAAGTCGAACGCGTGTGGGATCACATGCTCGACAACGGCGCGCTCGGCCTGGGCCGTACCGCCAACACCTTGTACGACATCGGTCGCAACCTGCCCCCGGGCGAAGCCACGACCTACACCGGTCGCCTGGCCGCGGTGCGCGCCACCGCGATGAGCAGCGAATCCAACCTCGACCCGGACCGCATCCAGCGCTCGCCGATGGTCTACGAATACAGCGCGCGTCATCGCACCTGGACCGAATCGGCGCAGATCTCCGGGCCGGACGAAGGCATGGGCGCGTCGCGCACGGTCACCGACCGCGCCCTGATCGCCGAACTCAACGATGCCCGCGCGGTGCGCCTGCACCGGCAGGAGATGCGCGACGATTTCCATCCGGCCGATCCCAACCGCGGCCGGCCGCTCATGCGCAGTCCCGCGGTGCTGTCCGACGCCGGCGAACCGGCGCGCGAACCCGGACGCGGCGAGGCGCGGGTGCAACTGGCCCGCGCCGACTACGGCGACTACGGCGATCGCGGCGGCGGCAACGAACCGGCGCCGTTCGACCCGCGCCGCGCCGACCATCCGCAGCACTCGCTGTACTGCCAATGCCGCGACGGCGTGCAGCGCCTGGACGCGGCGCACGGCCGCAGCTACGACGAAGGCAGCGAACGCCTGACCGCGCGCCTGACCCAGCTCGCCAGCGACAACCGCTTCGATCGGGTCGATGCGGTCGTGCTCAGCCGCGGCACCGAGCGGCTCGGCGCCGGCGAGAACGTGTTCGTGGTGCGCGGCGATCCGACCGACCCGGCCAGCCAGCGCGCGCATACCAACACCCGCGAGGCGATGGAGACCAAGGTCGAGCAATCGTTCCAGGCGCTGGCGATGAATCCGCCGCAACCGACGCAGCAGCAGGCGGCGCTGCAGCAAGAGCAGCAGGCCGAACAGCAACGCAATCCGGCGCGCAGCATGGCCTGA
- a CDS encoding superoxide dismutase family protein, which yields MNHVLRTITIASFVGALAACGGQTTKPTPPPAPPKPVSTAQSATVVLASASGSLVSGKLTLRPMGDGVHLTGEVGGLTPNSVHAIHIHEKGDCSAADASSAGGHFNPAGQPHGQVDHGPHHAGDMNNLNSNAEGVAKVDAHASGVTLGGGAANDVAGRAVIVHAVQDDYKSQPAGNAGARVACGVIKIAQ from the coding sequence ATGAACCACGTACTTCGCACGATCACGATCGCCTCATTCGTCGGCGCGTTGGCGGCTTGCGGTGGACAGACCACCAAACCCACGCCGCCGCCCGCGCCGCCCAAGCCGGTGTCGACCGCGCAATCGGCCACGGTGGTGCTCGCCTCGGCCTCCGGCAGCCTGGTCAGCGGCAAGCTGACGCTGCGCCCGATGGGCGACGGCGTGCACCTCACCGGCGAGGTCGGCGGCCTGACACCCAACAGCGTGCATGCGATCCATATCCACGAGAAGGGCGACTGCAGCGCGGCCGACGCGAGCAGCGCCGGCGGTCATTTCAATCCGGCCGGCCAGCCGCACGGGCAGGTCGATCACGGTCCGCATCACGCCGGCGACATGAACAATCTCAACTCCAACGCCGAAGGCGTCGCCAAGGTCGACGCGCATGCCAGCGGCGTGACCCTCGGCGGCGGCGCGGCCAACGATGTCGCCGGTCGCGCGGTGATCGTGCATGCCGTCCAGGACGATTACAAAAGCCAGCCCGCCGGCAACGCCGGTGCGCGCGTGGCCTGCGGCGTGATCAAGATCGCGCAGTGA
- a CDS encoding uroporphyrinogen-III C-methyltransferase, giving the protein MNVPLDTVSSTPSASAPPRRGSNGWLWLLIVLLILGGGGWYGWREWQHRQARELAAEADADQRLDALDQRLSTLRTNQDAQNRRIVQADSTNRVLRDELHGIGQRAALIEDSVSKLADPDRHGAQAMRLDETELLLSLGQQRLLIAGDLEGARRAYALAGGVLDGIDDPAYLSLRQTLLQETAALKELGIEPRVQAMAKLDALAQGLSLPPDTASAAAPALAPWWQRAFGTLIESQPVDRTVAAHPTDRAAALAGLQLEISLARAAAERRDAPGLRTALSRAEYWVQRLSAASPVQQRQLAQLREIAALPLSLSVPTLGTTLQQLRQLRTAH; this is encoded by the coding sequence ATGAACGTCCCCCTCGATACCGTGTCCTCGACTCCCTCCGCTTCCGCGCCGCCGCGGCGTGGCTCCAATGGCTGGCTGTGGCTGCTGATCGTGCTGCTGATCCTCGGCGGCGGCGGTTGGTACGGCTGGCGCGAATGGCAGCATCGGCAGGCGCGCGAACTCGCCGCCGAAGCCGACGCCGACCAGCGGCTGGACGCGCTGGACCAGCGCCTGAGCACCCTGCGCACCAATCAGGACGCGCAGAACCGCCGCATCGTCCAGGCCGACAGCACCAACCGCGTGCTGCGCGATGAACTGCACGGGATCGGCCAGCGCGCCGCGCTGATCGAGGACAGCGTGTCCAAGCTCGCCGACCCGGACCGCCACGGCGCCCAGGCGATGCGCCTGGACGAAACCGAGCTGCTGCTGAGCCTGGGCCAGCAGCGCCTGCTGATCGCCGGCGACCTGGAAGGCGCGCGCCGCGCCTACGCCCTGGCCGGCGGCGTGCTCGACGGCATCGACGACCCGGCCTACCTGAGCCTGCGCCAGACCCTGCTGCAGGAAACCGCCGCGCTCAAGGAACTGGGGATCGAACCGCGGGTGCAGGCCATGGCCAAGCTCGACGCGCTCGCCCAGGGCCTGAGCCTGCCGCCCGATACCGCGAGCGCCGCCGCGCCGGCGCTGGCGCCGTGGTGGCAGCGCGCGTTCGGCACCTTGATCGAAAGCCAGCCGGTCGACCGCACCGTGGCCGCGCACCCGACCGACCGCGCCGCCGCGCTGGCCGGCCTGCAACTGGAAATCTCGCTGGCCCGCGCCGCCGCCGAACGACGCGACGCGCCGGGTCTGCGCACCGCGCTGAGCCGCGCGGAGTATTGGGTGCAGCGGCTGTCGGCCGCTTCGCCCGTGCAGCAACGGCAGCTCGCGCAGTTGCGCGAAATCGCCGCGCTGCCGCTTTCACTCTCGGTTCCTACCCTGGGCACCACACTGCAGCAATTGCGCCAGCTGCGTACGGCCCACTGA
- a CDS encoding sulfatase-like hydrolase/transferase has protein sequence MALSDLFSNGNRPNLLLIITDQERSLLQWPASYQPTLAAAMPAMRQLAANGIDFQAAFTGACMCSPSRATFLTSQYPAVTGCTHTGGAALPLPSRFPNLASVLKAAGYGCYWIGKWHLLGSNEPGTQDDELAQWGFATWDPNDAGISLNATFLGGGTLDTGPVTPGAPNQNDQRYLADALNFLAAPPAEPYCLAVSLVNPHDVHLGYLNQAASYYDPTTYRAAAAPIPLNADENLSTKPRAQSSYTFAQMSGDDGASEQDFVDFYAYLVGYVDSQIQQILAAMSAAQIDRTLIVRFADHGELGLSHGMVEKFVNAYDEAIHVPLLFSNPIAWPQPQSTQALASSVDLLPTLANLLGVSSQFPGLAGTDLSPVLEGSGTGVQDYVHYTYDDIGGNGPSVIRAIRSAQWTYAVYAPAAGAQSQGGDWELYDLSADPQQNTNLAGNPDYADQQAALDAELAIQMKKKGTTPAGWPPQYIAGTSRGGPAA, from the coding sequence ATGGCCCTGAGCGATCTGTTTTCGAACGGCAACCGACCCAACCTGCTGCTGATCATCACCGACCAGGAACGCAGCCTGCTGCAATGGCCGGCGTCGTACCAACCCACGCTCGCCGCGGCGATGCCGGCGATGCGCCAGCTCGCCGCCAACGGGATCGATTTCCAGGCCGCGTTCACCGGCGCGTGCATGTGCTCGCCGAGCCGCGCGACGTTCCTGACCAGCCAGTACCCGGCGGTCACCGGTTGCACCCACACCGGCGGCGCGGCCCTGCCGCTGCCTTCGCGGTTTCCCAATCTGGCCAGCGTGCTCAAGGCCGCGGGCTACGGTTGCTACTGGATCGGCAAGTGGCACCTGCTCGGCAGCAACGAACCGGGCACGCAGGACGACGAACTCGCGCAGTGGGGCTTCGCGACCTGGGACCCGAACGACGCCGGCATCAGCTTGAACGCCACCTTCCTCGGCGGCGGCACCCTCGATACCGGACCGGTCACGCCCGGCGCGCCCAACCAGAACGATCAGCGCTACCTCGCCGATGCGCTGAACTTCCTCGCCGCGCCGCCGGCCGAGCCGTATTGCCTGGCGGTGTCGCTGGTCAATCCGCACGACGTGCATCTGGGTTATCTCAACCAGGCCGCGAGCTATTACGACCCGACGACGTATCGCGCCGCCGCCGCGCCGATCCCGCTCAACGCCGACGAGAACCTGTCGACCAAGCCGCGCGCGCAATCGAGCTACACCTTCGCCCAGATGAGCGGCGACGATGGCGCGAGCGAGCAGGACTTCGTCGATTTCTATGCGTACCTGGTCGGTTATGTGGATTCGCAGATCCAGCAGATCCTCGCTGCGATGAGCGCCGCACAGATCGATCGGACCTTGATCGTGCGGTTCGCCGACCACGGCGAACTGGGCCTGTCGCACGGCATGGTCGAAAAATTCGTCAACGCCTACGACGAAGCCATCCACGTGCCGCTGCTGTTCTCCAATCCCATCGCGTGGCCGCAGCCGCAAAGCACGCAGGCGCTGGCCAGTTCGGTCGACCTGTTGCCGACCCTGGCCAACCTGCTCGGCGTGAGCTCGCAATTCCCCGGCCTGGCCGGCACCGACCTGAGCCCGGTGCTCGAAGGCAGCGGCACCGGCGTGCAGGACTATGTGCATTACACCTACGACGACATCGGCGGCAACGGACCGAGCGTGATCCGCGCGATCCGTTCGGCGCAGTGGACGTATGCGGTGTATGCGCCGGCCGCGGGCGCGCAGAGCCAGGGCGGCGATTGGGAGCTGTACGACCTGTCCGCCGATCCGCAGCAGAACACCAACCTGGCCGGCAATCCCGATTACGCCGATCAGCAGGCGGCACTGGACGCCGAGTTGGCGATACAGATGAAGAAAAAGGGCACGACGCCGGCGGGGTGGCCGCCGCAGTACATCGCCGGGACGAGTCGCGGCGGGCCGGCTGCCTGA
- a CDS encoding heme biosynthesis HemY N-terminal domain-containing protein: MNLFRNLLFWIVLALVGALAAQLLVQDPGKVVVTYGGMNYFTNVPKALLMLIGGLLALWLVWKVLSLPFTAVRRHRKKQARARLIDGLDALHQGHWTRAEKSLAQAARNRDVAAIAGVAAARAAAARGDTAAKVQYLDALAADHPVARALAAADLALAEDRPGDALAALDMPTAQPLPPRGLALRAQALAALGRAGEAYGLLGALRQHNVWPAERLSQHEAAWAEAALREAADANVLADHWETLPKPLKTDPAAVAAYAERAAALRWEEAAAKSLEQALDTRWDESLAALYGRLPIGRLDARRANAERWLQAHPGSPGLLVSLARLARAQGQWPQAEAYLHRALAQGANSEAWEELGHGFAQVGDENRARLSYVNALRAGRGEAITELPGRDLRQKLFDEAVIEERDEFGMPRLRG; this comes from the coding sequence ATGAATCTGTTCCGCAATCTGCTGTTCTGGATCGTGCTCGCGCTGGTCGGCGCGTTGGCCGCGCAACTGCTGGTGCAGGATCCGGGCAAGGTCGTCGTCACCTACGGCGGCATGAACTATTTCACCAACGTGCCCAAGGCGCTGCTGATGCTGATCGGCGGATTGCTGGCGCTGTGGCTGGTGTGGAAGGTGCTCAGCCTGCCGTTCACCGCGGTGCGCCGGCATCGCAAGAAGCAGGCGCGCGCGCGCCTGATCGATGGCCTGGATGCCCTGCATCAAGGCCATTGGACCCGCGCGGAGAAATCGCTGGCGCAGGCCGCGCGCAACCGCGACGTGGCCGCGATCGCCGGCGTCGCCGCCGCGCGCGCCGCCGCGGCCCGCGGCGACACCGCGGCGAAGGTGCAATACCTCGACGCCCTGGCCGCCGACCATCCGGTCGCGCGCGCCCTCGCCGCCGCCGACCTGGCGCTGGCCGAAGACCGTCCCGGCGATGCGCTGGCCGCGCTCGACATGCCCACCGCGCAGCCGCTGCCGCCGCGCGGCCTCGCCCTGCGCGCGCAAGCGCTGGCCGCGCTCGGCCGCGCCGGCGAGGCGTACGGCCTGCTCGGCGCATTGCGCCAGCACAACGTCTGGCCGGCCGAGCGCCTAAGCCAGCACGAAGCCGCCTGGGCCGAAGCCGCGCTGCGCGAAGCCGCCGACGCGAACGTGCTCGCCGATCATTGGGAAACCCTGCCCAAGCCGCTCAAGACCGACCCGGCCGCGGTCGCCGCCTACGCCGAACGCGCCGCCGCGCTGCGTTGGGAAGAGGCCGCCGCCAAGAGTCTGGAACAGGCCCTGGACACGCGTTGGGACGAATCGCTGGCCGCGCTCTACGGCCGCCTGCCGATCGGCCGCCTCGACGCGCGCCGCGCCAACGCCGAACGCTGGTTGCAGGCGCATCCCGGCAGCCCCGGCCTGCTGGTCAGCCTGGCCCGCCTCGCCCGTGCGCAGGGCCAGTGGCCGCAGGCCGAAGCCTATCTGCACCGTGCCCTGGCCCAGGGCGCCAACAGCGAAGCCTGGGAAGAACTCGGCCACGGCTTCGCCCAGGTCGGCGACGAGAACCGCGCGCGCCTGAGCTACGTCAACGCGCTGCGCGCCGGACGCGGCGAAGCGATCACCGAATTGCCGGGGCGCGATCTGCGTCAAAAGTTGTTCGATGAAGCGGTGATCGAGGAGCGCGATGAGTTCGGGATGCCGCGGTTGCGCGGGTGA
- a CDS encoding CocE/NonD family hydrolase, which yields MRKLGSWFVSCLVLTVFAAPAMAGGFKGSYQRIPGWDGAEMGAFVMVPKDQGPGPFPLLVMPASWGAPNLEYVGRGAVLAGQGYVVVSYTSRGFYDSAGQIDIAGPGTVEDVSAVIDWALAHTPSNPAKIGASGISYGAGISLLAAERDPRIKAVAALSGWADLEASLYANRTVSQQGAALLVLAGSLTGRPGPELAGATARIALGDFDGAVNGLLPVVPQRSPITDAAALNRNGTAVFLANAFNDSLFPPGQYIDFYTGLSGPKQLLFAHGDHATVEVAGALGLPNEVYTGAVRWFDHHLKGIDNGVEREPAVRLKSQDGDWRGYADWNAVQTGSTVLALSRPSGLIAPTGELRATPSTGWSHSILTGLPTVADSGIAFVSGFLQSVQVAPQASIPLVLRAGAGVWQTPMNWLPQQLSGMPKLHVTVTPSQSEVSLFAYLYSVDLLGNGTLLSHKPYSLRGARPGVAQTIDLRLEATSWDIPAGRRLVLVVDTQDPRYTSASTIGGSVSFSSPASDPSTLTVPLR from the coding sequence ATGCGCAAGCTCGGGTCGTGGTTCGTGTCATGTCTGGTCCTGACCGTGTTCGCCGCTCCGGCGATGGCGGGTGGTTTCAAAGGCAGCTATCAACGCATTCCCGGTTGGGACGGTGCGGAAATGGGCGCCTTCGTGATGGTGCCCAAGGACCAGGGCCCGGGGCCGTTTCCGCTGCTGGTGATGCCCGCGAGCTGGGGCGCGCCGAACCTGGAGTACGTCGGCCGCGGCGCGGTGCTCGCCGGCCAGGGCTATGTGGTGGTCAGCTACACCTCGCGCGGGTTCTACGATTCGGCCGGGCAGATCGACATCGCCGGGCCGGGCACGGTCGAGGACGTCAGCGCGGTGATCGACTGGGCCTTGGCGCACACCCCGTCCAACCCGGCGAAGATCGGCGCCAGCGGCATTTCCTACGGCGCCGGCATCAGCCTGCTCGCGGCCGAGCGCGATCCGCGGATCAAGGCGGTCGCGGCCCTGAGCGGCTGGGCCGACCTGGAGGCGTCGCTGTACGCCAACCGCACCGTCAGCCAGCAAGGCGCGGCGCTGTTGGTGCTGGCCGGTTCGCTGACCGGACGGCCCGGGCCGGAACTCGCCGGCGCCACCGCGCGCATCGCGCTCGGCGACTTCGACGGCGCGGTCAACGGCCTGTTGCCGGTGGTGCCGCAGCGCAGCCCGATCACCGACGCGGCCGCCTTGAACCGCAACGGCACCGCGGTGTTCCTCGCCAACGCCTTCAACGACAGCCTGTTCCCGCCGGGCCAGTACATCGACTTCTACACCGGCCTGAGCGGACCCAAGCAACTGCTGTTCGCCCACGGCGACCACGCCACCGTCGAAGTGGCCGGCGCGCTGGGCCTGCCGAACGAGGTCTACACCGGCGCGGTGCGCTGGTTCGACCATCACCTCAAGGGCATCGACAACGGAGTCGAGCGCGAGCCGGCGGTGCGGCTGAAATCGCAGGACGGCGACTGGCGCGGCTATGCCGACTGGAACGCGGTGCAGACCGGTTCGACCGTGCTCGCGCTGAGCCGGCCGAGCGGCCTGATCGCGCCGACCGGCGAACTGCGCGCCACCCCGAGTACCGGCTGGAGCCATTCGATCCTGACCGGCCTGCCGACCGTCGCCGATTCGGGCATCGCCTTCGTCAGCGGTTTCCTGCAGTCGGTGCAGGTCGCGCCGCAGGCGTCGATTCCGCTGGTCCTGCGCGCCGGCGCGGGCGTGTGGCAGACGCCGATGAACTGGCTGCCGCAGCAGCTCAGCGGCATGCCGAAGCTGCACGTCACGGTGACCCCGAGCCAGTCCGAGGTCAGCCTGTTCGCCTATCTCTACAGCGTCGACCTGCTCGGCAACGGCACCTTGCTCAGCCACAAACCGTATTCGCTGCGCGGCGCGCGTCCGGGCGTGGCGCAGACCATCGATCTGCGCCTGGAAGCGACCAGCTGGGACATCCCGGCCGGCCGCCGATTGGTGTTGGTGGTCGATACCCAGGACCCGCGCTATACCAGCGCGAGCACGATCGGCGGCAGCGTGAGTTTCAGTTCGCCGGCATCGGATCCGTCGACGTTGACGGTGCCGTTGCGCTGA
- a CDS encoding acetyl-CoA C-acetyltransferase, whose translation MRGVPMRQNRPVAVLGGVRIPFCRQNTAYADVGNLGMSVRTLGALVEKFGLHGQQLGEVAMGAVIKHSSDWNLGREAALSSGLSPLTPGITLQRACGTSLDSIITIANKIAVGQIEAGIGGGSDTTSDVPIVYGKSLRRRLLEAARARSTKDKIAAFKGFHLRELKPEFPGVAEPRTGKSMGEHCEDMAKQWNISRDSQDEWALSSHLKLVAAYERGFFDDLVVSFRGVSRDNNLRADSTLEKLATLKPAFDKTSGRGTLTAANSTPLTDGASACLLASEEWAQAHNHEVLCYLRDAQVAAVDFVHGEGLLMAPTVAVPEMLKRNGLTLQDFDIYEIHEAFAAQVLCTLRAWESEDYCKTRLGLDAPLGRIDPAKINPNGSSLAAGHPFAATGARIVATAAKELKQRGGGRCLISICTAGGMGVVAILER comes from the coding sequence TTGCGAGGTGTGCCGATGCGCCAAAACCGTCCCGTCGCCGTGCTCGGTGGCGTGCGTATTCCGTTCTGCCGCCAAAACACCGCTTATGCGGATGTCGGCAACCTGGGCATGTCGGTGCGCACCTTGGGCGCGTTGGTCGAGAAGTTCGGCCTGCACGGCCAGCAGCTCGGCGAAGTGGCGATGGGCGCGGTGATCAAGCACAGCAGCGACTGGAACCTCGGCCGCGAGGCCGCGCTGTCCTCGGGCCTGTCGCCGCTGACCCCGGGCATCACCCTGCAGCGCGCCTGCGGCACCTCGCTCGACTCGATCATCACCATCGCCAACAAGATCGCGGTCGGCCAGATCGAGGCCGGCATCGGCGGCGGTTCGGACACCACCTCCGACGTGCCGATCGTGTACGGCAAGAGCCTGCGCCGGCGTCTGCTGGAAGCCGCGCGCGCGCGTAGCACCAAGGACAAGATCGCCGCGTTCAAGGGCTTCCACCTGCGCGAACTCAAGCCCGAGTTCCCCGGCGTGGCCGAGCCGCGCACCGGCAAGAGCATGGGCGAGCACTGCGAGGACATGGCCAAGCAGTGGAACATCTCGCGCGATTCGCAGGACGAATGGGCGCTGTCGTCGCACCTCAAGCTGGTCGCGGCCTACGAGCGCGGGTTCTTCGACGATCTGGTGGTGAGTTTCCGCGGGGTGTCGCGCGACAACAACCTGCGCGCCGACAGCACCCTGGAAAAGCTCGCGACCTTGAAGCCGGCGTTCGACAAGACCTCCGGGCGCGGCACCCTGACGGCGGCGAATTCCACCCCGCTGACCGACGGCGCGTCGGCCTGCCTGCTGGCTTCGGAGGAATGGGCGCAGGCGCATAACCACGAAGTGCTGTGCTACCTGCGCGACGCGCAGGTCGCGGCGGTCGACTTCGTCCACGGCGAGGGCCTGCTGATGGCGCCGACCGTGGCGGTGCCGGAAATGCTCAAGCGCAACGGTCTGACCTTGCAGGATTTCGACATCTACGAAATCCACGAAGCCTTCGCCGCGCAAGTGCTGTGCACGCTGCGCGCGTGGGAGAGCGAGGACTACTGCAAGACCCGCCTGGGCCTGGACGCGCCGCTGGGCCGGATCGACCCGGCCAAGATCAACCCGAACGGCTCCTCGCTGGCGGCCGGCCACCCGTTCGCCGCGACCGGTGCGCGCATCGTCGCGACCGCGGCGAAGGAATTGAAGCAGCGCGGTGGTGGGCGTTGTTTGATTTCGATCTGCACCGCCGGCGGCATGGGCGTGGTGGCGATTCTGGAGCGGTAA
- a CDS encoding GNAT family N-acetyltransferase encodes MTHLRIRDAVPADRDLIADWMIAMAWETEHKQLDPDTVRAGVAGGLADAARARYLIAMREAEVAGNETIAVPAGTLMFTHEWSDWRNGDWWWIQSVYVAPEHRRQGVYNALHRHVAALAEATPDVVGLRLYVERANADAQRTYEAMGMVDAGYHIYEQHT; translated from the coding sequence ATGACTCACCTGCGCATCCGCGACGCCGTTCCCGCCGACCGCGATCTGATCGCCGACTGGATGATCGCGATGGCCTGGGAAACCGAGCACAAACAACTCGACCCCGACACCGTGCGCGCCGGCGTCGCCGGCGGCTTGGCCGACGCGGCCAGGGCGCGTTACTTAATCGCCATGCGCGAGGCCGAAGTCGCCGGCAACGAGACCATCGCGGTCCCGGCCGGCACCTTGATGTTCACTCACGAATGGAGCGACTGGCGCAACGGCGACTGGTGGTGGATCCAGAGCGTGTATGTCGCGCCGGAGCACCGCCGCCAGGGCGTCTACAACGCATTGCACCGCCATGTGGCGGCCCTGGCCGAGGCGACGCCGGACGTGGTCGGGCTGCGGTTGTATGTCGAACGCGCCAACGCCGACGCGCAACGTACTTACGAGGCGATGGGCATGGTCGATGCGGGGTATCACATCTACGAACAGCACACGTGA
- a CDS encoding uroporphyrinogen-III synthase, producing MRTLCEADRMSRTPRQPPRWYVISLRPSDEHEALRAIAKRYGGALIELSPWSVHTHNNATTRRALADALEATHIVVTSPNAAHALHDLHAADQRSDAPSMRTTLQRMDQHWYAVGASTAARLREIGIDEVASPERMTSEGLLDLPSLRQLHGSSVGLITAPGGRGVLAPAFEARGARVLRADIYRREPSTLSRFAIAQVIELDAPAVLALSSGEALQQVLAQLPDAAATRLRGARVSAASERLAELARTLGFAEVTVAAGPRPQDLLDPAVLARLPGVAVTEPDPQAPSQDD from the coding sequence ATGCGGACACTGTGCGAAGCTGATCGCATGAGCCGCACGCCGCGACAACCGCCGCGATGGTACGTGATCTCGTTGCGCCCGAGCGACGAGCATGAAGCATTGCGCGCGATAGCAAAACGATACGGCGGCGCATTGATCGAACTGTCACCTTGGTCGGTGCATACGCATAACAACGCTACGACGCGACGCGCGCTCGCAGATGCACTGGAGGCGACGCATATCGTCGTCACCAGCCCGAATGCAGCGCATGCGCTGCACGATCTGCATGCGGCCGATCAACGCAGCGATGCACCGTCGATGCGCACCACACTGCAGCGCATGGATCAGCATTGGTATGCGGTCGGCGCGAGCACCGCGGCGCGATTGCGCGAGATCGGCATCGATGAGGTCGCATCGCCCGAACGCATGACCAGCGAAGGCTTGCTCGATCTGCCGTCGTTGCGGCAACTGCACGGCAGCAGCGTCGGCTTGATCACCGCGCCGGGCGGACGCGGCGTGCTCGCGCCCGCGTTCGAGGCACGCGGCGCACGCGTGTTGCGCGCCGACATTTATCGACGCGAGCCGTCGACGTTGTCGCGCTTCGCGATCGCGCAGGTGATCGAGCTCGATGCGCCGGCCGTGCTCGCCTTGTCCAGCGGCGAAGCCTTGCAGCAAGTGCTCGCGCAATTGCCCGACGCGGCGGCGACGCGGCTGCGCGGCGCGCGGGTCAGCGCGGCCAGCGAACGCCTGGCCGAACTGGCGCGGACCCTGGGCTTCGCCGAGGTCACGGTGGCGGCCGGGCCGCGGCCGCAGGACTTGCTCGACCCCGCCGTGCTGGCGCGGCTGCCCGGGGTGGCGGTCACCGAACCGGACCCGCAGGCGCCGTCCCAGGACGACTGA